The Silvibacterium dinghuense DNA window CCTATACGATTGCGTCTAACGGCGTGCTGGCCAGTGTCAGCGGGGCGCCGTTCGGCACCGGATCGAGCCCGCGCTGCATCATCGAGGATCCCTCGAACCAGTACATCTTCACCGCGGATTACACCAGCAGCACGGTGACCGGTCACGTACTCGACCCGAACTCGGGCGTGCTGACCGATCTGCGGAACAAGACCAGCTATGCGACGGTGGGCAATCCCACCTGGTGCGTGGCCGACAGCCATACCGACTAAGGTCGGAGCCGTATCTGGGCGGTGCCGCGGGGCTCATTGAGGCCTTACGCACCGCCCGAATCATATAAGCCCCGGCCATGAGAGGCTCCGAGAGCTCTCCATATCCGGGATTTACAATGCAAGCGGGAGCTTTCCCGACATCGACCACCTGGGCCGCCAGGACGAAGGAAACACATGAAGTTCAGCAAATTGAGCCAGGGGTTGTTGGCCGCCGCCGTCTCGCTGGGAGCCGGACTGGGCATCACCTCCTGCGGTGAAAGCAACACCATCGACTATCTCTATGTGACGGCCTCCAAAAATAACCCGGGCCAGATCAGCGTCTACCGCGTCGATCTTGAGTCCGGCGCTCTGACCCAGATTCAGGACTCGCCCTACACCGCTGGCCGCGATCCGGTGGGCATTGTGACATCGCCCAATGGCAGCTATCTGTATGTCATCAATCACGATGACAACACCATTCAGAAGTTCGACGTCGGCACGGATGCCAAGCTCTATCCCCGCAATACCTACAACACAGTTGGTACCGAGCCGCAGGCCATCGCGATCAATGCTGCGGGCACCTACCTTTACGTTGTGGATACCTATCAGCCAGGCTATACCGACACTAATTCTGGCCCGGGTGATATCGAGGTCTATCCGATCAACAGTGACGGAAGCCTGGGTACGGCTGTCACCAACGGCAGCCTGAGCTACTTCCCGGTGCAGGATAACCCCATGAGCGTCAACGTCACCGAGAACAACGACTTCGTTTACGTGGTCAACCAGAACACCTCGGCGGGCGCGGGCACCATATCGGCCTTCTCGGTAGGCACCTCCGGCGCACTGACCGCCATCAGCGGCAGCCCCTTCAGCGCAGGTGTTACGCCCAATGCGAGCGTCAGCGATCCGACCAGCCGCTTCTACTACGTAACGGACAGCTCAACCAACCAGCTGATCGCCTACACTATCGGCTCAACCGGCGCGCTGACCCCGCTTGAGAACGGTCCGTTCTCGACCGGCACCTATCCAGACGGCATCACCATCGACCCGAGCGGCAGCTACATCTACGTCTCGAACTACAACTCGAACAGCGTGAGCGCCTATTCCATCACGCAGTCGACGGGCGCACCTTCGGGTCTCGCTGGATCGTCCACCTACTCGACCGACACCGGCCCGACCTGCGTGCTGGTTGAACCGGCCTTCGGCAAGTTCCTCTACACGACGAACTTCCTGGGCAATACGGTTTCGGGCTTCGAGCTGAACACCAACTCCGGTGTGCTCACGGGCACGGAAAACTCGCCCTACCCGAGCGCTGGCCAGCCAACCTGCGTCGCTGCCGTCACCCACGGCAACCACGCCGGCGAGCACGTTCAGTCCACCTCCGGAAACGGCGCTTAATCGCCCCTCCGCACCGAGGAAAATGGCCTGCCGATTTCGGCAGGCCATTTTCTTTTCCGATCTATTCCGCTGCAGCCTCAGGAGTTGGGTTCACTTCATGCTTCTCCGGGCACGGTGCGCCATTCAGCGCCTTCAGCTCTTCCACCAGCATCTCAATCTGCCAGGCGATACGTGGGCTCATGGGCAAAAAAGCGATCCCCACTCCTGTACGCGGACGCAGAACGAGGATATTCCCGGCTACCCGGATACAGATCTTCCGTGTCTCGAAATAGACCTCGACGTGTGTTCCCCGCTCCAGATTTACTGTGGGTGCCTCGATGAAGCACCCGGAGCGGCTCAAATCATGAATTTCTCCCTGAAGTTTGAGGCCGATGTGCGGCACCTCGATCTCCGCGTGCCCCTCACATAGAAAGCGAGGCTCGCGCCTGCGCTCCGCGCAAGGTGACTGCGGCATAGGCTCCGCAACTCCTGCTGCGCTCGCTTCCTTTGGCTCCTGCAACCCCTCAGGAACATCCGGCGGACGTTTTTCCTCTGCCAATGCGCCCTCCAAAAGCTCCATCGGCAAACACGGGAAAAGTATGATCGCAGTGCTGGACCTAGACCCGGGAAGCGCCCCAGCTACGAATCCAGCGTTGGCTGGGTCGCTCAACCGTGAACATGACCACCATCGCACCGGCGATCAGTAGAAGATAGCTCAACCAGGGATCGTATGAGGCCAGGTGGAGACGATCGAGGATATGCGAGTCATGGATCAGGTTCCAGAGATTGAAGTGCAGGATGTAGAGGCAATAGCTGGCTTTGCCCACAGTCCGGAAAGGCAGCCAGCCAAAGAACCGGGCAATCAGGTTCTGTCCCGCCAGGCCGAGGATGGCCAGCGCGAAGAGCGGCATCAGCAGGCCGTCATGCATCAGCGGATACGGCATGTGGTCGCCAAAATAGAGCACCGCGTAGAGCCCGGACATACCGAGAATCCCATACAGAAGCCGTCGGAGGCTCGTGCGGGGGATCATGGCGTCGAGATCGGCCAGCGCAATGCCAAAAAGGAAGGACGGCACATGGGGCGGCGGCGTGAACTTCAGCGCCCGTATCCAGAAGCCATCGGTGTAGCGGCCGGGGTGAAGGTCTCCATCCGGGTGCAGCCACATATAAAGGCTGGGCAGGATCATACCCAGCACCCATAAGCCGGCCATGACGCCCAGCAAGGCTCCCATCCGCTTCGGACGCTTCCACAGCACCACGACCGGGAAGATGAGATAGAAGAAGGCCTCGGTGCACATGGTCCAGGCCGGCGTATTCCAGAAGGTCGCCAGCAGCGGATGCCAGGCCTGCAGCAGCAGCGGGGTCAAAATCACGCCCAGAGCGAACTGAGCATGGCTACGTGCTTGCCACTCAGCAGCAAGCATGCCGAGCGAAAGAATCAGCGCAAAGACGTAAACCGGGTAGAGGCGGGAAAAACGCGCCAGCCAGAAACGCCGCGGGCGCAACTGGCCGGCAGCCGCGCGATCGGCATAGTTGTAGGCCAGGATGTAGCCCGACATCAGCAGGAAAAAACTGACCGAGGTATAGCCGTTATCGACAATCGGGGCAAAAGGGCCGAACCACTTCGGATTCGAGAAGTGGAAGAAGACAATATTCAGTGCCGCAAAGCAGCGCAGCCCAGTCAACGCGGGCAGGATTTCCTTTTTCGGACGGCTGGCATTCCCGGCAGCAGCCGGAGGCGCCTGTGACTGGCCAGCCTGAATAGGAGGATCGAGCACCGCGGAACCGGCAGAAGGCTGGCTCGCCACGGGGGAGGTGGGCGCGAATTGGTTCGAAAGACTCAAAACCACTCCCCCGTTGGACGGGCTCCTGGCCGAATAAGTTCTAGCCGGAGAAACTTTAGGCCGTCACCAGCGATCCGACTTTTTCGCCTGCGATGACGCGGCGGATATTGCCGGAATGATTCATATTAAAGATGATCATCGGCAGATTGTTATCCTTGCACAGGCTCACCGCGGTAGTATCCATGACCTTCAGACCCAGCCGCAGGATTTCCATGTAGGTAATCTGCTCGAATTTGACGGCATC harbors:
- a CDS encoding acyltransferase family protein, with amino-acid sequence MSLSNQFAPTSPVASQPSAGSAVLDPPIQAGQSQAPPAAAGNASRPKKEILPALTGLRCFAALNIVFFHFSNPKWFGPFAPIVDNGYTSVSFFLLMSGYILAYNYADRAAAGQLRPRRFWLARFSRLYPVYVFALILSLGMLAAEWQARSHAQFALGVILTPLLLQAWHPLLATFWNTPAWTMCTEAFFYLIFPVVVLWKRPKRMGALLGVMAGLWVLGMILPSLYMWLHPDGDLHPGRYTDGFWIRALKFTPPPHVPSFLFGIALADLDAMIPRTSLRRLLYGILGMSGLYAVLYFGDHMPYPLMHDGLLMPLFALAILGLAGQNLIARFFGWLPFRTVGKASYCLYILHFNLWNLIHDSHILDRLHLASYDPWLSYLLLIAGAMVVMFTVERPSQRWIRSWGASRV
- a CDS encoding PilZ domain-containing protein, producing the protein MPQSPCAERRREPRFLCEGHAEIEVPHIGLKLQGEIHDLSRSGCFIEAPTVNLERGTHVEVYFETRKICIRVAGNILVLRPRTGVGIAFLPMSPRIAWQIEMLVEELKALNGAPCPEKHEVNPTPEAAAE
- a CDS encoding lactonase family protein, coding for MKFSKLSQGLLAAAVSLGAGLGITSCGESNTIDYLYVTASKNNPGQISVYRVDLESGALTQIQDSPYTAGRDPVGIVTSPNGSYLYVINHDDNTIQKFDVGTDAKLYPRNTYNTVGTEPQAIAINAAGTYLYVVDTYQPGYTDTNSGPGDIEVYPINSDGSLGTAVTNGSLSYFPVQDNPMSVNVTENNDFVYVVNQNTSAGAGTISAFSVGTSGALTAISGSPFSAGVTPNASVSDPTSRFYYVTDSSTNQLIAYTIGSTGALTPLENGPFSTGTYPDGITIDPSGSYIYVSNYNSNSVSAYSITQSTGAPSGLAGSSTYSTDTGPTCVLVEPAFGKFLYTTNFLGNTVSGFELNTNSGVLTGTENSPYPSAGQPTCVAAVTHGNHAGEHVQSTSGNGA